From the Notolabrus celidotus isolate fNotCel1 chromosome 12, fNotCel1.pri, whole genome shotgun sequence genome, one window contains:
- the ifnlr1 gene encoding interferon lambda receptor 1, whose product MRMWSVKIIILLLFCYACLSTESRKVEFVSRNFFNVLHWRPVERALPGQKVLYSVMYTSDVEGVTYQRKKECQNITALSCDLTNETPSLYDVQYKAQVFANGRKHGHTISFKPLADTTFGPPSLSNYTTVTSLHVNVTLPLGPKGVSVADIITRSKKGPDKTVIVYVLNITHPKWAARVNISINGSFIINLKNNRTEYCGYVVYKPSCEWGRNESEKAHFCTKLQDDPLKILPWLLMGAALLVAVIIISIVLMCCYARGGKIKKTPQLLVTPFNSPPRVLEFPDKNIIISKPEFNTSQGEQTVYTTIQSKPNQQSTGTGGYSPQDIPCPAWQDSDESSISTGTQSLTSNPRDTSNQSSEIYSVVAVHVPAEESTDSQPDTTENRNFLLSSSEESWGKGGTSPNLTTHGVPPLPVLDPYESKAGMPLQLHTVRDSNGQLMLPSLTLQLQSNTGDRERKPLLSDIIDSSKEGPSLASLHSFDSSEWSDSGCDDSSVNTPTRPYCNTNFSPSQPVVPYLQQGCQSTPSSDAMFETGYKQSWMPAVLHEITSKDSCGYLRTNNQCTWTRSKTEEEDEEEDEQGQEDSSREILLGGWGLKINE is encoded by the exons atgaggatgtgGTCCGTGAAGAtcattatcctcctcctcttctgctaTG CTTGTCTGTCAACAGAGAGTCGGAAAGTTGAGTTTGTCTCCAGGAACTTCTTCAACGTCCTCCACTGGAGACCTGTTGAGCGAGCCCTTCCTGGGCAAAAGGTCCTTTATAGCGTCATGTACACAAG tgatgTTGAGGGGGTGACTTATCAGAGAAAAAAGGAGTGCCAGAACATAACTGCTCTGTCCTGTGACCTGACTAATGAAACTCCATCACTTTACGATGTTCAATACAAGGCTCAGGTGTTTGCAAATGGTCGCAAGCATGGCCACACCATCAGCTTTAAACCTCTAGCAGACA CTACTTTTGGTCCACCAAGCCTATCAAATTATACAACAGTGACATCTTTGCACGTTAACGTCACCCTGCCCTTGGGACCCAAAGGAGTCTCCGTTGCAGACATCATCACCAGAAGCAAGAAAGGACCTGACAAGACTGTTATTGTTTATGTCTTAAACATCACTCATCCAAAGTGGGCAGCAAGA GTTAACATATCCATTAATGGAAGCTTCATCATCAACTTGAAGAATAACCGAACAGAGTACTGCGGCTATGTGGTCTACAAGCCTTCATGTGAATGGGGTCGAAATGAGAGTGAGAAGGCCCACTTCTGTACCAAACTGCAAG ATGATCCTTTGAAGATTTTGCCATGGCTGCTGATGGGTGCTGCTCTTCTCGTGGCCGTCATCATAATTTCCATTGTGTTAATGTGCTGCTATGCGAGGGGGGGAAAGATAAAGAAGACGCCACAGCTGTTG GTGACCCCTTTCAATTCCCCGCCCAGAGTGTTGGAGTTTCCAGATAAGAATATTATCATTTCTAAACCAGAATTCAACACTTCACAAGGTGAACAAACCGTTTACACAACCATACAATCAAAGCCAAATCAGCAATCAACTGGGACAGGAGGATATTCTCCCCAAGACATTCCCTGTCCAGCCTGGCAAGACAGTGATGAGTCTTCAATCAGCACGGGTACACAGAGTCTAACTTCAAATCCAAGGGACACAAGCAACCAGTCCTCAGAAATCTACAGTGTTGTGGCTGTCCACGTCCCTGCCGAAGAAAGTACCGATAGTCAGCCGGATACCACCGAAAACAGAAACTTCCTGTTGTCTTCCAGTGAAGAAAGCTGGGGTAAAGGTGGAACAAGTCCAAATCTGACCACACACGGAGTACCACCATTACCTGTTCTCGACCCTTACGAGAGCAAAGCTGGCATGCCACTGCAGTTGCACACAGTTCGGGATTCCAATGGACAACTCATGTTGCCTTCACTCACACTTCAGTTACAGAGCAACACAGGTGACAGGGAAAGAAAACCCCTTTTATCTGACATCATAGACTCCAGCAAAGAAGGGCCATCGTTAGCGTCTCTGCACAGCTTTGACAGCTCAGAGTGGTCAGACTCGGGGTGTGATGACAGCAGTGTAAACACACCAACCCGTCCGTACTGCAACACCAATTTCTCCCCATCTCAGCCAGTTGTTCCTTATTTGCAACAGGGATGTCAGAGCACACCATCTAGTGATGCAATGTTTGAAACAGGTTACAAACAAAGCTGGATGCCTGCAGTCCTTCATGAAATTACATCCAAAGACAGTTGCGGATACTTAAGGACGAACAATCAGTGCACATGGACTAGATccaaaacagaggaggaagatgaggaggaggatgagcaAGGACAAGAGGACAGTTCCAGGGAAATTCTTCTGGGAGGTTGGGGGTTAAAAATTAATGAATAA